acaactctctgtagcttcttacagtcttgggcagagcagttgccataccaagccatgacacatcccaataggatgctttctatggtgcatcagtaaaagttggttagagtcaaaggggacaaactaaatttctttagcctcctgaggaagtagaggcgatggtggtctttcttggccatgacatccacatggtttgtccaggacaggttgttggtgacgttcactcccaggaacttgaagatctcaaccctcttggcctcagcaccattgatgtagacaggtgcgtgtacactgccccctttcctgaagtcaatgaccagctctttagttttgttgaaattgagggaaaggttgtctgggggtccatatccacagatccctgaaagttgcctcacaggtggatagggtagttaagaaaccttatgggatattagctttcataagtcgggggatcgaggttaagagccgcgaggtaatgatgcagctctacaaaactctggttagaccacacttacagtactgtgtccagttctagtcacctcattataggaaggatgtggaggtgttggaaagggtgcagaggagatttaccaggatgctgcctggtttagagagtatgcattatgaggagagactaagggagctcgggctttactctttggagaggaggatgatgagaggagacatgatagaggtgtacaaaatatgaagaggaatagatagagtagacagccagcacctctttcccggggcaccaatgctcaatacaagagggcatggctttaaagtaatgggtgggaagttcaagggagatatcagaggaaggttttttacccggaGAGTCGTTGGggaatggaatgtgctgcctggggtggtggtggacgcaggtacattggtcaaattcaagagattactagataagcatatggaggaatttaaaatagaggggtatgtgggaggtagaggttagatagttgtaggcaaggtttaaaggttggcagaacattgtgggccaaagggcctgtattgtgctgtactgttctatggttctatgaaagtttctcatctgtatttaccatgtagaacatagaacactacagcacaggacaggcccttcggcccacaatattctaccgacctttaaacttactctaagatcaatctaatacccacatacccctccatttttctgtcatccatgtgcctcttaaacgtatctgcctctaccagcacactcggcagtgcattccacgcacccaccgctctgtgtaaaaaaaactttcctctgatatctcccctgtactttcctccagtcaccttaaaattatgccccctcctgttagctattgtcaccctgggagaaagtctctggctgtccggtcaatctatgcctcttttcaccttgtacacctctatcaggtcccctctcatcctccttctctccaaagagaaaagtcttaGCTCGCTCAAcgtgtcctcataagacatgctctccaatccaggcaacatcctggtaaatctcctctgcaccctctctaaagcttccacatccttcttataatgaggtgaccagaattgaacacaatactccaagtgtggtctaaccagagttttatagagctgcaacatttccttgcagcccttgaactcaatcccccgactaatgaaggccaacactccatatgccttcttaacaaccctatcgacttgcgcagcagctttgagggatctatggacttggaccccaagatccctctgttcctccacactgctaagaatcctgccattaaccttgtattctgccttcaaattccaccatccaaagtgaatcactcttttccgggttgaactccgtctgccacttctcagcccagctttgcatcctatcctgtcccattgtaaccttcaacaaccttctacatgatccacaacaccaccaaccttcatgtcatatgtaaacttactaacccacccttccacatcctcatccaactcatttataaaagtcacaaagagcaggggtcccagaacagatccctgcagaacaccactggtcaccgacctccaagcagaatacactcgatctacaaccaccctctgtcttctatgagcgagccaattctgaatccacacagccagggttccctggatcccatgcctcccgaccttctgaatgagcctatcatggggaaccttatcaaacgccttactaaagtccacgtacaccacatccactgctctaccctcatcaatgtgctctgtcacatattcaaagaattcaatcaggctcgtgaggcatgacctgcccctcacaaagccatgctgactgtccctaatcagcctatgcttctccaagtgcccataaatcctgcccctaagaatcttttccagtaatttgcccaccactgaagtaagactcactggtctgtaattcccagggttatccctactccctttcttgaacaaaggaacaacatttgccaccctccaatcatccggcactactcctgtggccagtgaggatgcaaagatcaccaCCAAGGGCTCAGAGAAGGTCAGGGTaactggagaattcagggaagagaacaatgatgtcctgaaacatattgatattacaaaagaggaggtatCCAGGTGGATAAAtacctggggcctgaccaggtatacacaaggacattatgggaagcaagggaagaaattgctggggctttgcagagatatttgtgtCATTGCTAGTCACGGGtgagtaccagaagactggagggtgctAATGTTCTGTCTTTAGTTAAGACGGGCTGCAAGGGTTAGCCAGGGacctacaggccagtgagcctaacttcagtaagttactggaggggactgagggacaggatctaccagcatttggaaaggcaagggctgattaggggtagtcagcatggctttgtgaatgggaaatcgtgtctcacgaatttggTTGAGCTTTTTTgaagtgaccaaaaggattgacgagggcagggcggtagatttGCCAACATGGACTTggtcaaggcctttgacaaggctccacatggtaggctggtgcggaaggtgagatcacatgggacccagggtgagctggccaaacTGGATAAAaaaattggagaaacaaaggactgcagatgccggaatctagatgaaaaacacgatgatgctggaggaactcagcaggccaggcagcatccgtggagaaaagcagacggtcctgacccgaaacgttgaccaactgcttttctccactgatgctgcctggcctgctgagttcctccagcatcatcgtgtttctcatctggatacagaattggcttggtggaaggaagcagagtgtggtggaggggtgttattcagacgggaggcctgtgaccagcagtgtgccgcaggggtcggtgctgggtcccctgctatttgtcatctatattaacaatttggatgtgaatggagGTggtatggtcagtaagtttgcaaatgacaccaaaattggtggtgtggtggatagtgaagaagcttgcctaaggttacaacagagtCTCAGGCAACTGGggagtgggcaaaggaatagcagacGCAATTTAGCatgtgtaaagtgatgcatttcaggaagttaaaccaggcaggatacacacagtgaatgacaggaccctGGGGAATATTTTAGAAAAGAGAGACCTGTGGGGACAGGTACATATGTCTCTGAacgtggtgacacaggtagacaaagtggtgaagaaggggtttgtcacgcttgccttcatcagatgtggcactgagtacaggagatggaATGTGTTTTACAGCCACTGTTGAGActacagctggagcactgtgtacagttctggtcgcccagctataggagaGGTCTGATTAAGCttgagagggggcagaaaagttcacaaggatgtaaccaggactggagggcttgagttataagaagaggctggagatgctgggactgttttctctggaacgaagggtgaacttatagaggtttataaaatcatgaggagtggAAATAAGATGGAtgatcacagactttttcccagggtaggggagtctaaaactggagggaatgggttaaaggtgagaggggaaaggtttaaagtggacctcaggggcaagtttttcacacagagggtggtgggtatgtggaacaagctgcccgaggaggtggtagaggcatgtacaattacagcatttaaaagacacttggactgctacatgggtaggaaaggtttagagggatatgggccaaacacaggcaaatgggactaagtcACGAAGACATCCTGGTCGACagagacttgtttctgtgctgtatgattctatgactctatgatttaaaCATTGAATCCAAGGTATATTCACACAGTAAATGTTGATTCTCAGGGAGACATGTATATCTGACttcccgtgtgtgtgtgtgtgtgtgtgtgtgtgtgtgtgtgcgtgtgtgcgtgtgtgtgtgtgtgtgtgtgtgtgtgtgtgtgcgtgtgtgtgtgtgcgtgtgtgcgtgtgtgtgtgtgtgcgtgtgtgcgtgtgtgtgtgtgtgtgtgtgtctgtgtgtctgtgtctgtgtgtctgtgtgtgtgtgtgtgtgtgtgtgtgtgtgtgtgtgtgcttgtattGAAATTGAATACAGATTTGTTGCATCTGCTGCTTTTCAACCACAACAACAACCACAAATCAGTCGCAGCCTTCACAATCTCTGACTGAAAGGACTGAGCAGCAGTTCCACATGGATGATCTGTAGACTGTTGAACGTTGTTTCCCCACAgtcgccccatcacaggaaggatgtggagagggtgcagaagaggttcaacaggatgctgcctggattagagggcgtgagctatatggacaggttggacaaacttgggctgttttctctggagcggcagaggccaaggggagacctgatagaagtttataaaattctgagaggcacagatagagtagtgctgttgaaggtgtcctcactggttgcatcatggtctgggatggcaattcgaatgcacaggaacttaagaagctgcagggagtagtggactctgcccaatacatcacgggcacatccctccccaccatcgggagtatctacaagaGTCAATatctccatcatcaaagatccccaccatccgggccgtgccatcttctcgcagctaccgtcaggcaggaggtacagaaacctgaagtcccacaccaccaggttcaggaacagcgacttcccttcaaccacttcgttcttgaaccgacctgcacaaccctaatcactatctcagtatagcaacactttgcactacaatggactttgtttttttttgttctaattgtgttccttcttgtataattttgtataatttatgtttaatttacatttttcttgtgactgttgtatctctgatgctctgtgcctgtgatgttgctgcaagtaagtttttcgttgcacctgtgcacgcatggacttgtgcatctgacaataaactcgactttgactttgaccttgacagtcagaatcttttcccagggtagaaatgtcaaatactagaggatatgcatttaacgtgaggtgggggaagtgtaaaggagatgtgtggggcaagtttttttacacagagagcggtgggggcctggaattggctgccggggtggtggtggaggcaggtacgatagaggggtttaagaagctgttagacacatgaatgtgcaggagtggagggatgtggaccatgtgcaggctgaagggatttagtttagtttggcatcatggtcggcacagacatggtgggccgaagggtctgttcctgtgccgtactggtctgtgttctgtgttctatgacaaAAACATTACTTCAAAAGTCAAGAAAGAATTCCAGGAAACCTGGTTAAAAGTATAAATGTGAAGTGAATTTATTGTTACCAATGAACCTGGAAGAAAAAACAGAGATACAATGCATGGTACAATATCTACAAAAGGACAATTGTCTaaacttcacagatgctgcctgacccattaagttcctacagctcctttgtgtgttgctccagattccagcgtctgaagtcacttgtgtctccaattgcacagaaagaggcccttcagcctacccaGTCCAtcctatcaaccacccatttttatactaatcttACTCtgagccattttattctccccacattcccatccactccccccagattctacctctcacccacacactaggggcaatttacagcagccaattaacccaccaaccctgcaagtctttgggacgtgggaggaaaccggaggacccagaggaagcccacgcggtcacaaggaaagcgtgcaaactccacacagacagagccgGGTCACTGGAGTCATGAGGCTGTAGCTCCACCAGGTGAGCCACTTCAAAGGAAGACCCATCTGACGTTACCAGCTGGAAAATGTACTGTTGCTTGCACTTGGCACAGACCCCACTGCACCATCCTGCTCATTCCCagaacttggcagtgtggaggatcagagggatcttggggtccaagtccataggacgctcaaagcggctgcgcaggttgactctgcggttaagaaggcatatggtgtattgtccttcatcaatcagggaattgaatttaggagccgagaggtattgttgcagctatataggaccctggtcagaccccacttggagtattgtgctcagttctggtcgcctcactacaggaaggatgtggaagccatagagagggtgcagaggagatctacaaggatgctgcctgggatgtggagcatgccttatgaaagcaggttgagggaactcggccttttctccttggagagacagaggatgaggggtgacctgatagaggtgtataagatgatgagaggtattgatagggtagatagtcagaggcttttccccagggctgaattggtggccacatgtggacacaggtttaaggtgctggggagtaggtatagaggagatgtcaggggtaagttttttttactcagagagtggtgagtgtgtggaatgggctgctggaaacagtggtggaggcggatacgatagggtctttcaagagactgttagacagtacatggagctgagtaaaatagagggccatgggtaagcctagtaatttctagggtagggatatgttcggcacagctttgtgggccgaagggcctgaattgtgctgtaggtttcctatgtttctatgtttctaaacagCTACAAGAATCAGTTCTTTCCCAGTTCCCACCCACCCTGTGTCAAAACTGAATTAAATACAACAATGCAaggctgaaacagaaacagaagttgctggaaaaactcaacaggtcaagcagcatctgcggagagagaaacagtcaaagtttcgggtctgGGACCGTTCGTCGGAGCTGAGAAAGAGTTAGTTTCCAGTCAGAGACAAGGTGGGAGACGTGAGAGTATCTCTGGCATTTTCCACTCCAATTTGTAAACCAATTTTTTCCACCTGTATTCAGGTGCAGACAACTTAGATTTTCAGCGCTCCTGTGTTTGATCCTACAACATTAGCAGTGGCCTGTGTTATTAATCTTGttctttttccactgatgctCTGTCAGCTGCTCAGTAATGCCAGCAGCAAGATCAGTGTCTTCATCAGTTCTTGTTCTTCCTCTGCCCCTTACTTACTAACCCGAACATTTCCATCATGAGCAAAGTAGGTGCTGGTTGAAATAAGCCCAGAATCAGAGATAGACGATATAGATCTCCTGTACTTCAATATGATAGCTCGCTTAATAATTCCTGTTTTAGCCAAGATTTTGACCAGGTTCTTCCGGAATTTCACCCCGATGAATGCGTATAAGATTGGGTTAATGCAACAATGCAGGAATCCCAGAGTCTGGGTCATAGACAGAGCCCTGTCGATGTGGCTGCGTTTGTCACAAGTCTCGGCGATGAGCTTGCTCCTCATCAGAGTGTCGATGAGCACGGTTACATTGTGGGGCAGCCAACAGACCAGGAAAGCGAGCACCACGGCGATAATGACCTTCATGGCTTTCTGTTTCTGCAGTCCTTTCATTTGACACAGTCTGTGGATGGTGACACTGTAGCAGAAGACCATGACCCCCAGTGGGATGAGGAACCCAATGACATGACGCAGGAACCTGGTGGTGATTCTCCAGGTTGCAGCTGATTCACCGTCGAGGGTCTCATAACACAGGATTCTGCTGGAGTAAATAAACTCGCCCTTGTAAAAAACAGGTAAGGACAGAAGAACTGCCATCACCCACACAACACCACAGACCAGTTTGGTCAGAAACGGCCTCTTCTGCTTGTGGGACTGGGCAGAGCGGACAATGGCCAGGTAACGGTCCACACTGATGCAGGCCAGCAGCAGGATCCCACTGTAAAAGTTCACCTCCTGTAACATGCTGACAACCTTACACATGGCATCACCAAACACCCACCCTGATATGGCATCTACTGCCCAGAAGGGCAGAGAGAGGGCAAAGAGCAGGTCTGCCGTGGCCAGATTGAGCAGGTAGATGTCTGTGGATGATGTCATGCGTCGGTTGTAAAGTATGACGGTCATTACCACCAGGTTCCCCGTCACGGCGAGGAAACACACCAGGCTGTAGACAATAGTAAGTACGATATTGATTGATGCCCTCACAGTCAGTGTACAGGGAGATACACCTGGTTCTATAATGTAGTCATCTgtataattttcaaaataatcGCCAAATTCGATATCATCAATTTGGAATATTTGCCCAACCATTTTCTGTAGGAAAACAGAATAAAGAATGAGAACAATCAGACGTTGCAGTATTCCAACTGTTTAATACCACACAATAACAGTGAATGTCACTGCTTTAGCTGCACTACATTCTCTGCACCAAGATGTTTTGTGATAATTATTGGATGCCTTGAGAACtttgatgcagctctacaaaattctggttagaccacacttagagtactgtgtccagttctggtcgcctcattataggaaggatgtggaagcgttggaaagggtgcagaggagatttaccaggatgctgcctggattagagagtctgcattatgaggagagactaagggatctagggctttactctttggagagaaggaggatgagaggagacatgatagaggtgtacaaaatattaagaggaatagatagagtggacagccagcacctctttcccagggcaccaatgctcaatacaagagggcatggctttaaagtaatgggtgggaagttcaagggagatatcagaggaaggtttttcacccagagagtgattgggacacggaatgcgctacctggggtggtggtggaggcaggtacgttggtcgagtttaaaatagagggatatgtgggaggaaggggttagatagtcttaggtgtggtttaaaggtcggcacaacatggtgggccgaagggcctgtattgtgctatactgttctatggttctatggttctatggttctaactctgGCTCACACACAAATCCCAGGTCCTTTGAATCCCACCCATCCCTGCCCTTTACAGCCCAATCTTCTGCAGCCAAGCTCAGGACTTATTCTGCTGGGCTTTTCAAGGCCTTTAAGATCAATGCACAAAaccttggaggaactcagcgggtcaggcagcatcaatggagggaaatggacagtcgacatttcaagtcaagacccttcatctggacatgtcTCAATGAGTCATGGTGTCttcatgtccagatgaagggtctcgacttgaaacatcaactgtccgtttccctccacagacgctgcccgacccactgagtttctctagcagtttGAGTGTTACTCAGGGTTCCAGAATCTCTGGTGCCTCCAAGGCCTTTAAGATGCTCCCTAAGACCAACCCCTCTGACAAGGTATTGGTCACCTTTCATTGTGTCTCTTTCTCCTGTAAGTTTACCTCCTATCTTCTCTAAGCCAGGATCTGCTTTCAAATGCAGTAATGTGTTGGAGTGAACATACTCCTGACCACTCTGCCTTGTCTCCTGGTTCCACTGTTTGCTTTGATGTTGATACGATTACTGATTCCCATATTAAGATAAAGGTTAACAAACACatatttgaaaggaaaaacaagtctatttttaatgaaatttctcaataaagtTATGCAGGATCCTGATGAGATTCTGCCTGGAATATTGCACATAAGCCTGGTCTCCCTTACGAAGGGAGcatatggataagataagatttcttttttagtcacatgtacatcgaaacacacagtgaaatacatcgttttgtgtagagttctggggcagcccacaagtgtcgtcgtacttccagcgccaacatagcatgcccacaacttcctaaccccgtatgtctttgaaatgtgggaggaaaccggagcacccggaggaaacccacatagacacggggagaacatacaacttgTAGTAGAGAGCGTGCAATGAAGATTATTGGATTGATTCCAAGGGTCGGGGATTTTCCTGTGAAGAGAGATTGTTTAAACTGGTTCCttactctctagagtttagaaaaatgaaaagtaattgagtcagagagatgcagcacagaaacaggtccttcggcccactgaatccatgctgaccatcacctacccatttaccctaatccgagattaattccttttttattctccccaaattctcatcaactcccccccagctcctaccactcacccacacactagggaaaatctacagtggccaattaacccactaacctacacacctttgggatgtgggaggaaactggagcacccgggggaaactcatgcagtcacagggagaacatgcagactccacacagacagcagcagaggtcaggatcaaatcgggtctctggcgctgtgagacagcggcacCTGCTGATGTCcacctgtgatcttattgaaaaatacaGCATCTTATGGGGCTTCGCTAAATAAGTTCAGGCATGAAGTTTTTCCAAAAGGAAGGTGCTGGAATAAGGGTCGCAAATGGGTTGGTTGTTCAGGaccgagatgagaagaaatttctcactcaggtgaacctttggaattttctgttcCAGAGGCTCAGTCTTTGAGTTCATTCAacacaaagattgataggtttcaGGATGTCATTGTGGTAACTGACAGTCCAAGGTCGTTTAAGTGAAGGGGCAGAGTGAGGGAGCAGTTGGGTTTCCATATCAATGCCATTCAGTCTGACattcagatgacacgaaggttggaggtgaaaaaacacgatgatgccgaaggaactcagcaggccaggcagcatctgtggagaaaagcaggcggtcaacgtttcaggtcaggactgaagataggaaaaggggaagcctgatatataggagggaaaagcagagcagtgataggtggacaaaagaggggagtcgggatgggcacagggaggtgataggtagatgcaggtaagagatagtgatggacaggtgagggggaggaggggagagcagatcctccaggggaggggtcaaaggtaaggagacaggCGGCACAGggcggaggggaggagaggaaaaagagagagaaaaaatggcagggagaaaaaaaggagagaggccaggaaagggaaaaaatgaaaacAGGAGGCAATGTTGGGAAGGGTGGGTTgagggggttacctaaagtgggagaattcaatgttcctgccgtCAGGCTCCActgtcccaagacggaaaatgaggggctgttcctccagtttgttcttggaattctcccggcagtggaggaggccgagaactgacatctcagtgatagtgtgggagggggagttgaagagaccGGCGACGGGGAGATACAGGTCGTGGTTACGAACAAAGCGCAGGTGTTCAACAAAATGCTCACCTCTTCTGCGTTTAgcctcgccgatgtagaggaggccacacttggagcaccgaatgcagtagatgatattatgggaggtgcaggtgaatctctg
The window above is part of the Pristis pectinata isolate sPriPec2 chromosome 1, sPriPec2.1.pri, whole genome shotgun sequence genome. Proteins encoded here:
- the LOC127569741 gene encoding C-X-C chemokine receptor type 2-like — encoded protein: MQTDRKGEAALVEKMVGQIFQIDDIEFGDYFENYTDDYIIEPGVSPCTLTVRASINIVLTIVYSLVCFLAVTGNLVVMTVILYNRRMTSSTDIYLLNLATADLLFALSLPFWAVDAISGWVFGDAMCKVVSMLQEVNFYSGILLLACISVDRYLAIVRSAQSHKQKRPFLTKLVCGVVWVMAVLLSLPVFYKGEFIYSSRILCYETLDGESAATWRITTRFLRHVIGFLIPLGVMVFCYSVTIHRLCQMKGLQKQKAMKVIIAVVLAFLVCWLPHNVTVLIDTLMRSKLIAETCDKRSHIDRALSMTQTLGFLHCCINPILYAFIGVKFRKNLVKILAKTGIIKRAIILKYRRSISSISDSGLISTSTYFAHDGNVRVSK